The window GTTACCTCGTACGTCAGGTGATCAGGAGTTTGAAGTCGATAGCGATAATGAATATTGCATGTAGGGTAAGGATGTCGAGGCCTGTAGCCTGTTACTGTTATAGTTGATCCTTTAAGAATAATTTTATGGAAAATTCGTCCAATTGACAGTAAATATTCTTGACTGTGGGTTGAGTATGTATGCGGAAGAACGATGAGCTGAAATCCCTGACTGAGTCGTTGACTAATCAATTCTAAAAAGACCTCCTTTGTTTCCAGCGGTCTGCGGAAGGAAAGCTTTTGCTGTTGGCCATAATCATTTACACTGATGCCATTTACGTCATCAGGGATGATGGAATATTCAGAGACTAGAAAATCGTTCTGAAGACTTCGTTGATCGGGGAAATAATCCGTGGTGATAGGAAGGCAAGCTGGAATGGTTAAAGATTTCCAGTCGACGCCAGTGGTCTATGTAACAAAGTATATATAACAGTAGTACGATCATCAATTATATGTGGTATACTAGTGCGGGAGTCCATTCTTGTTCACCGGTAGCTCCCCAAAGAAGAGTTAAACTCCGATTCATCGGGCGCTGTCTTCCTTTTGGATTTGAATTTCCTCCGCCACTAATCCATTGTACATAGAGGTATTTGTAAAGCTTTTGCTAAATGTCACaatcaaaatttcttttacctggAAGAATCTAAGTTGGCACTAGTCAGATTAACGCCAAAGCTGCTAGATGTTAATTTTTCTTCGCTTGCCGGGACTGCTTGATAGTGATGCTGTTGAATTAAAACCCCCGTGGGACCtgtaacatttttaaaaattgcgtTAACTACAACATCTAAGTGTAAAGCAATATCCATATTACCTTTAGGGAAAATGTGTGTCCATCTTCTCCGATTGGAGGTTAGTTTGATTGTTACTCTGCTGGGATCAAATGGATTGATTAAAGCTCGACCAGTTTTAATTTGGCGCGTACTTGGATTAAAATTAAGAGCAGAAGGGTTTGCGCTTGTCGTAACGGTGTTGCCTCCGAGGGCACAAGGTGATCCAGCGCTTCCTACTACTACTCTGAGAGTACTGAATCTGCGATCTTCCAGTCGCTCTTCACCTCCACTAGGTCTTCGCGCACGAGCATGAGGAGCGGTTGCACCACAAGTAACAATAAAATTGTCGTCGGCTGCCGATCTTTTAGGAATGGTTACCGAAGGAGTTTTTGTTAGCGAACAACTAAGCATGGTAGGTGCACTGATCAATGAGCTGCTCAATCCATCTCCTGTTAATCAAAGAATTTCGtcaaacgttaaaaaaaaaattgttagatTGGGAAGAACGGCATTTTGTACCAGGACGACCACTGGTGAATGAAACATCAGCATCTTGTACACGAGATTTCCTCCCGTTAACTCGTCCTCGATCAAACCGATTCGTCTCCGAAGAGATAGTTGTGGTTTTACGGTGACGGCTTTCCCGCATCAAAGTTTGAACCTCAAATTGTGAcgttaatttaaatttaaaaagcttAAAAAACATATAGATTGAGGGTTAGTACCTTGCTCGTACGAGAGACTGGAAGTGCAAACACTTTTGCATCGTACGCATCGTAATCAAACACAGAGTTAGGCAAACTACTTTCAACTTTGATGGCACTACTCGCTTTAGAAGAAAGCAATCCTGTAGATAACAATCCAATTATAAATAGACGTTCACTCTTATAATACTGTACAACATAACCTAATACAATATAATACGGTAAAACGTAAAATAGCAAAATAGAATAGAAATATACCcgcagttttatttttatgctGGGCTGTCTCCTTGTTCAAGATAGGAGCCATTTTTATCCGTGGAAGAAATGTGGAATATCCAATCCGCTTGCTAGATGAATAGAAGCTGAGATTGATCCAATGGGGCATACTAAAGTCATTGGAAGCAGCGCAATGCCTCTTATTGTGGAATTGCAATAAGGGAACAGCATGCAAAGGTTGCTCACCCACGCAGACGAGATCGCTGCCCACACCTTTTAATGTATGAGAGTATTTCGTTGGCTACGTTAGATGATAGTAAATGAACGACTGAGGGTAATTTACCGTTGTCTATGATTCGTTGCTTTGTAATGTTAGTTAATTCACGATCTACTTCAAATACGCCTACCCCAGGTGTGATAACTACAGAAAGTTGGCCCGTCCGATCAAAGCTTCTATCAAGGTaatgtttttcaaacacaTTTAGAGACATATTCAGCACCTCAAGGAAGTTGCCCTGGGCTGCGCATGAATTCACGCCCTATTCTCAAAATAAAACGTTAGTGTTCACATTAATATTTAATGCACataatattttgtgaaaatacTTTGGGAATATTCATTCCAGGGTGATTTTGTTGATGATATCCTAAAACTGTGTTCTGCCAATCATGAAAGAGTAACTTGAGCTGTGGCAGAACACATGCCCAGTCATCCATTCGTTCACTCTGGACGGCTACACGATAAAAGTCTTCATAAAATTTTCCTCGGTAATCTTTTTGTAGGCATGCTCGTACTGCCTCTGGGAAGTATTCTAATGATTCTGCTTCATAAAAAATTcgggaaaataaaacaatggTAACctgaagagaataaaaaacgGGGTTTAAAGTCATGTCGTACTAGATATTTGTTAAAATCAGCATTTACCTCATGGTTAGATCCATGACGTTTCCACTTAGCAAACAATTCTGACAAGAAGCCATTTACAGCTTTTTCGAAGTAGAGATCTCCATATATATCAAAATCCCACATTTCCGAGCTCATTTGCAAAAATAGGTATACTTGACTTGTTGAGGATCGAAATACAATTTTGGTGTCTTCAGTAATTACTCCACATGATACTCTTTCACCTTGGCCCCACATTTCATGAACCTTTGAATGGGAAAATCATCTTTTTGTGATTTATCTTTCTTCCTTACAATTTATTCACTCACCTGGCACCTAACCGATTTGCTGCAAAACTCTAATTTTTTCCCAATGTACAAACAGGTGCCTATAAGGCAGTTTTTCAACCTCCACATGTCACTTCGTCCTAGGTATTGATCTTTGAAAGTTAATTCCACAGAGTCTAGGGCAGCAGATGTTGGATCCACCACGGTCACATGGAcaccaaaaaatatttgcagTTGAAACAAACTCACTATGGATTGCTCAATACTGATTGTATCTGAAATTGTTTATACACAAAAGTTGAATCATTAGATGTCTTACATAAGCTGTTCTCTCTCCTAGAAAGAATACCTTTTGTCTGTATATCATCTTTTAACGAATGCACTTGAAGCAAAATTCTTGAGCCCACAACATCAGGGTGGTATATTTCAACTACATCCCTTACTTTCACATGGGGAAAATCCTTTGAGctcaaaattatttcttcttctacagAAAACCAGATCATACATATAATGGCTTTAAAAATTACACAAGAACTTACCGCTAAAATGCTTTTGATGCGCAATcaatttaaaagttttcatGTTGGTAATTGTTGAGGATAGCCTGATGAGCTATCGCCACGGAATTTGATTTGCAACAGCTGGCGGTTCCACTTTTTCGGGGTCGATTAGAAGGATCCCAAGATTTTGACCAACGTTCAGAGACGGCTGATTCCCTGTTCTCGTTTGTTGATAAACAGTccaacgccatctaccggCACTCATGTGGCTACACGCCGAGAAGATCTTGCATACCGTACAAAATAGTTTCaaatgttcaaaacaacttcTATTTGTTACAGTACACTAGAAAATCCTGTGACTAGCTTATATTACTCAATGACTCTGCTCGCGAAGCTTCCCATAATCACACAGTACAATCTACTTGAGCACTAATTTCGATTAAGtattcattttagtttttgcgttaaatcgttttctttaaaataaaataaaacaaaggtgaagttttttttacattaatcACATTTTCCGACGAACTAGAGTGGATAGTACAAGATATCGCAAATTCTAGTAATATGATTCTGAAATACgaaacatagaaaaaactttttctaccGATATAGAAACGTAAATATCAACAGTAAATATAGTAGAAAGATTACAAGTGTAATTCCTAATGGATGTTATCAAAGCAACATACTTACATGTAATTTGATTTGGAATATTATCAatacatgtttttttaataaacttTAATAGTTAAGACATCAGTTGCCTGAGTTAACAAATTTGCTGATACTGAGATAAAGAATAGTAGTTGTTATTGCAAGATTGTTTATAAGAATATAGCTGCCATAAGAAATAAGGATTGTACATCACTTGAGGCTCAACGTAGGGCTCAATGTGCGCGACAGGAGTTGACGGGGGTGAATATGCGCTTCCGTCTAATGGAGCAGTAAGGACAGGAGGGCTCCAGCGCTCTGCCTCTCTCATCCAGATATGATGACTT of the Daphnia carinata strain CSIRO-1 chromosome 10, CSIRO_AGI_Dcar_HiC_V3, whole genome shotgun sequence genome contains:
- the LOC130701862 gene encoding GATOR complex protein Iml1-like, yielding MKTFKLIAHQKHFSEEEIILSSKDFPHVKVRDVVEIYHPDVVGSRILLQVHSLKDDIQTKDTISIEQSIVSLFQLQIFFGVHVTVVDPTSAALDSVELTFKDQYLGRSDMWRLKNCLIGTCLYIGKKLEFCSKSVRCQVHEMWGQGERVSCGVITEDTKIVFRSSTSQVYLFLQMSSEMWDFDIYGDLYFEKAVNGFLSELFAKWKRHGSNHEVTIVLFSRIFYEAESLEYFPEAVRACLQKDYRGKFYEDFYRVAVQSERMDDWACVLPQLKLLFHDWQNTVLGYHQQNHPGMNIPKGVNSCAAQGNFLEVLNMSLNVFEKHYLDRSFDRTGQLSVVITPGVGVFEVDRELTNITKQRIIDNGVGSDLVCVGEQPLHAVPLLQFHNKRHCAASNDFSMPHWINLSFYSSSKRIGYSTFLPRIKMAPILNKETAQHKNKTAGLLSSKASSAIKVESSLPNSVFDYDAYDAKVFALPVSRTSKVQTLMRESRHRKTTTISSETNRFDRGRVNGRKSRVQDADVSFTSGRPGDGLSSSLISAPTMLSCSLTKTPSVTIPKRSAADDNFIVTCGATAPHARARRPSGGEERLEDRRFSTLRVVVGSAGSPCALGGNTVTTSANPSALNFNPSTRQIKTGRALINPFDPSRVTIKLTSNRRRWTHIFPKGPTGVLIQQHHYQAVPASEEKLTSSSFGVNLTSANLDSSSGGGNSNPKGRQRPMNRSLTLLWGATGEQEWTPALTTGVDWKSLTIPACLPITTDYFPDQRSLQNDFLVSEYSIIPDDVNGISVNDYGQQQKLSFRRPLETKEVFLELISQRLSQGFQLIVLPHTYSTHSQEYLLSIGRIFHKIILKGSTITVTGYRPRHPYPTCNIHYRYRLQTPDHLTYEISWVDFNAEKLENYNWNHLDHYICTRGDRDFALTESLKYWRLRLCVLPTHDCPFTERILRFLDTCVNRVKHHNPTKKPRPPAPTMFRDRGGSNRIPDRPRPRASLVETRSLHQSSGDHGLPIADNQFSTDECIYSVTRTRVASGSAAIVEAMKSSIGGITFLEGKINDLPPYTFISYEAVAWLLDQVEGITTEQNAIELMQKMIDERHVCHSSGNDKIKFCCGFYLFSLVSEAFTPGCVSENFDCEWAEVEFENSFPPPCASSILANPEPAKYQFMIADPEEFKSVASQYVNRYDQMLRYKSSNLEMDISSKSDRNEWGHLRYQSVLYSDATLEFIFQWVVCTGPLVAELLQNWLRKAQNCGVNLVPIPCDPFSLPMSHKADPLRAPIFVPLNISALNCDGRTFFEEYPQDSWPQRLLLFQESIARHFGFLPCSPDPASPTASSRANVRPPLPPLQFIHTSGTVFVLILSSTSNENDVVHPSPQRPQRTNSNWLPNSAMLSPTDSSLTLSYITRHVVERQTWQQNQEVRVGFLSCSVTDKLF